One stretch of Gadus macrocephalus chromosome 12, ASM3116895v1 DNA includes these proteins:
- the plcxd1 gene encoding PI-PLC X domain-containing protein 1 has product MSANLTLKELPMEDWMAHLPNTLWDIPLCNLAIPGSHNAITYCLDMNDRSPVDLTQPDMLQKLDRYMKPLIRPFVYKWAVTQEHGIQQQLDCGVRYCDLRIAHRPTDNSNDLYFYHGVYTTVTVETVLTEIRAWLDTHPREVVILSFSHFLGLNQELHMLLITAIRAAFATKLCPKTEPVTLRNLWAMGYQVIVSYEHKLASGQNDLWAHIPYWWANKCKAEALIQEFEQRKQHGRPGGFFVTGINLTEDLKYICSHPTESLKDLVTSTYPALLAWVREQSPGSKVGSLNIIAGDFISESQFVPSVVALNEKLLNDKILNGAS; this is encoded by the exons ATGTCAGCCAATTTAACCCTGAAGGAGCTGCCGATGGAGGACTGGATGGCACACTTGCCCAATACTCTGTGGGACATCCCCCTGTGCAATCTGGCCATCCCAG GCAGTCACAACGCGATCACTTACTGTCTGGATATGAACGACCGATCCCCAGTGGACCTTACACAGCCGGACATGCTCCAGAAGCTGGACAGATACATGAAGCCCCTTATCCGGCCCTTCGTTTACAAGTGGGCCGTCACCCAG GAGCACGGcatccagcagcagctggacTGTGGCGTGAGATACTGTGATCTGAGGATTGCACACCGGCCGACCGATAACTCCAATGACCTCTACTTCTACCATGGAGTCTACACCACTGTCACTGTAGAG ACGGTGCTGACAGAGATCCGAGCGTGGCTGGACACACACCCCAGGGAAGTGGTGATCCTGTCCTTCAGCCACTTCCTGGGTCTCAACCAGGAGCTGCACATGCTCCTCATCACGGCCATAAGAGCAGCCTTCGCCACCAAGCTCTGTCCCAAGACG GAGCCAGTGACTCTGAGGAACCTTTGGGCGATGGGCTACCAGGTTATCGTGTCTTACGAGCACAAGCTAGCGAGCGGTCAGAACGACCTGTGGGCACATATTCCCTACTGGTGGGCCAACAAATGCAAAGCCGAGGCCCTCATCCAGGAGTTTGAGCAACGGAAGCAACATGGCCGACCGG gaggtTTCTTTGTGACAGGGATCAACCTGACAGAGGACCTGAAGTACATCTGCTCCCACCCGACCGAGTCACTGAAGGACCTGGTCACCTCCACCTACCCGGCCCTGCTGGCCTGGGTCCGGGAGCAGAGCCCGGGCTCCAAGGTGGGCTCCCTCAACATCATTGCCGGGGACTTCATCAGCGAGAGCCAGTTTGTTCCGAGCGTGGTGGCGCTCAATGAGAAGCTGCTGAACGACAAGATACTCAATGGCGCCTCCTGA
- the si:dkey-66a8.7 gene encoding PI-PLC X domain-containing protein 1, translating into MSDDKHSSTDGFLTQDYEEWMSRLPEELWDIPLSNLAIPGSHDAMSYCLDMKSPMVQSQPVLIRLLDRLFRCFSRPVILRWATTQHKSIGDQLHMGIRYFDLRIARKPHDSSNYLFFTHVIYSHLSVLETLASVATWLESHPREVVILSCSHFEGMSAKVHESFILSLRKLFGSKLCPRMEAVPTLRSLWSNRWQVLLSYEDQSAARYPELWPAIPYWWANQPTAQGVINYLDRRKAMGRPDGLFVSGLNLTANMCFMVLEWDQSLWTLSQENWDQLSVWLQKQTPGYSHQSLNIIAGDFVGPIPFCPLVIALNQRFLLHTK; encoded by the exons ATGTCCGACGACAAACACTCTTCCACGGACGGCTTTCTTACCCAGGACTACGAGGAATGGATGTCCCGTTTACCAGAGGAGCTGTGGGACATCCCATTATCCAACCTAGCCATACCGG GCAGCCACGACGCGATGAGCTACTGTCTGGATATGAAGTCCCCCATGGTCCAGTCACAGCCCGTCCTCATCAGACTCCTAGACCGGCTGTTCAGGTGCTTCTCGCGGCCCGTGATCCTCAGGTGGGCCACCACGCAG CATAAAAGCATCGGGGACCAACTTCATATGGGGATCCGATACTTCGACCTCCGCATCGCACGGAAACCTCACGACTCCTCCAACTACCTTTTCTTCACTCACGTCATTTACTCACACCTATCTGTTTTG GAGACGCTGGCGTCTGTGGCCACATGGTTGGAGTCCCATCCCAGGGAAGTGGTGATCCTGTCTTGCAGCCATTTTGAGGGAATGAGCGCCAAAGTTCATGAGTCCTTCATTCTGTCCCTCAGGAAATTGTTTGGCTCCAAACTCTGTCCCAGGATG GAAGCAGTGCCAACCTTGAGGAGTCTGTGGTCCAATCGTTGGCAGGTACTGCTGTCCTACGAGGACCAATCAGCAGCCAGATATCCCGAGCTCTGGCCAGCCATCCCCTACTGGTGGGCCAATCAGCCGACGGCTCAGGGCGTCATCAACTACCTTGACAGGCGGAAAGCCATGGGGCGCCCAG ACGGCTTGTTTGTGTCGGGGCTAAACCTGACGGCAAACATGTGCTTCATGGTCCTGGAGTGGGACCAGTCCCTGTGGACGCTGTCCCAGGAGAACTGGGATCAGCTGAGCGTCTGGCTTCAGAAGCAGACCCCCGGCTATTCCCACCAGAGCCTCAACATCATCGCAGGGGACTTTGTTGGGCCCATCCCCTTCTGTCCCCTGGTGATCGCTCTGAACCAGAGATTTCTCCTGCACACCAAGTAG